One window from the genome of Marinobacter sp. es.048 encodes:
- a CDS encoding TRAP transporter large permease — MAWHEALLFLLSVVLILMLIGAPVAFAFIGANLVGAWYFMGGSAGLTQVLNNGFGALSNFGLVPIPLFLLMGELFFRTGLGMRMFNAIDQLMGRVPGRLSYVTVVGGTAFSTLSGSSMGSTALLGSLLVPEMERRGYKRYMSIGPILGTGGLAIIIPPSAIAVLLATLAKIDIGDVLIGGIIPGLLLAALYMLTIWLKTKLNPQAAPAYDVETVPLAQKLKIFGRDILPMLSIIVMIVVMMLSGFATPSESAAFGALGVIVLAALFKGLSLKSFKLSVIGALKVTLMAYLIVFGSATFSQLLAFSGASSGLIQWAVSFDLSPLLMLLAMFLVLLALGTFMEAISIMMITVPFFFPLAESLGFDLVWFAIITLVALEVGFSTPPLGLNLFVMKGVAPPGTTMREIYMASIPYIACSLLLVALMIIFPDIVTWLPGLSAD; from the coding sequence ATGGCTTGGCACGAAGCTTTACTCTTTCTGCTGTCGGTTGTCTTGATTTTGATGTTGATTGGCGCGCCGGTCGCCTTTGCATTTATTGGTGCTAACCTCGTCGGCGCCTGGTATTTCATGGGTGGCAGCGCCGGCCTGACCCAGGTGCTCAACAATGGATTCGGTGCGTTGTCCAACTTTGGCCTCGTGCCGATACCGCTGTTTTTGTTGATGGGGGAGCTGTTTTTCCGGACCGGCCTGGGAATGAGAATGTTCAACGCCATCGATCAGTTGATGGGCAGGGTTCCAGGACGTTTGTCTTACGTGACGGTGGTCGGAGGTACCGCGTTCTCCACGTTGAGCGGGTCTTCTATGGGATCCACGGCGTTGCTGGGCTCTCTTCTGGTTCCGGAAATGGAGCGTCGCGGCTACAAAAGATACATGTCCATCGGCCCGATCCTGGGTACGGGCGGTCTTGCTATTATCATTCCGCCTTCGGCCATTGCGGTGCTTCTGGCTACATTGGCCAAGATTGATATCGGGGATGTATTGATTGGCGGCATCATACCGGGTCTGCTGTTGGCCGCACTTTACATGCTTACCATCTGGCTCAAGACCAAACTCAATCCGCAGGCTGCGCCAGCCTATGACGTCGAGACCGTCCCGCTGGCTCAAAAGCTCAAGATTTTCGGCCGCGATATCCTGCCCATGCTCAGTATCATTGTGATGATCGTAGTGATGATGCTCAGTGGCTTCGCAACACCGTCTGAGTCAGCTGCCTTTGGCGCTCTGGGTGTCATTGTTCTGGCCGCACTGTTCAAAGGCCTGTCGCTGAAATCTTTCAAGCTATCTGTAATTGGCGCACTGAAAGTGACGTTGATGGCATATCTTATTGTATTCGGTTCCGCCACATTCAGTCAGCTGCTGGCATTTTCGGGTGCCTCCAGCGGTCTGATCCAGTGGGCTGTAAGCTTTGATCTCTCGCCGCTGCTCATGCTGCTTGCAATGTTCCTGGTGCTCCTTGCCCTCGGCACCTTCATGGAAGCTATCTCCATCATGATGATCACGGTGCCGTTCTTCTTCCCACTGGCGGAATCGTTGGGTTTCGATCTGGTGTGGTTCGCCATCATCACACTGGTGGCACTGGAGGTAGGCTTTTCCACTCCACCTTTGGGTCTGAATCTGTTTGTGATGAAGGGCGTTGCGCCCCCGGGCACCACCATGCGGGAAATCTATATGGCGTCGATTCCCTACATCGCCTGCTCGCTGTTGCTGGTTGCGCTGATGATAATATTCCCGGATATCGTCACCTGGTTGCCAGGTCTTTCGGCTGACTGA
- a CDS encoding FadR/GntR family transcriptional regulator gives MNDKNLQIPKRVKRSDQIVESVKRWVALNRMQPGERLPNERELMEQFQCSKGTVREALKSLEVQGLVSIRTGPNGGAILERVPYEKASALLRNFLHFEQPSGPEIYALRTLVEPEIAALATPRLTTEDLAELDALVKRCEVTPETFDERMDQRIAELEFHVLLAQRCGNAMLAFIGRFVNDMIRDMVIFKKSALPEQREFSCANLKYHQKLLAALHARDADRARQLMHEHMESAEHFNRELEGQLNQHFLGMSRGIPG, from the coding sequence ATGAACGACAAGAACCTACAGATACCCAAGCGAGTAAAACGATCAGATCAGATTGTCGAGTCAGTGAAGCGCTGGGTTGCGCTCAACAGGATGCAACCGGGCGAACGGCTTCCCAATGAGCGGGAGCTGATGGAGCAGTTTCAATGCTCCAAGGGCACGGTTCGGGAGGCGCTGAAATCGCTGGAAGTTCAGGGCCTTGTGTCAATCCGCACCGGCCCGAACGGAGGCGCGATTCTCGAGCGAGTGCCCTATGAGAAAGCCAGTGCGTTGCTGAGAAACTTTCTTCATTTTGAGCAACCTTCCGGTCCGGAAATTTATGCTTTGAGGACGCTGGTTGAACCGGAGATCGCTGCCCTGGCCACGCCCCGCTTGACTACCGAGGACCTGGCGGAGCTCGACGCCCTGGTCAAACGCTGCGAAGTGACACCCGAAACTTTTGACGAGCGGATGGATCAGCGTATCGCCGAGCTCGAATTCCATGTGCTGCTGGCGCAGCGCTGTGGCAATGCGATGCTGGCGTTCATCGGCCGTTTCGTAAACGACATGATTCGCGATATGGTAATTTTCAAGAAATCCGCTCTACCGGAGCAACGTGAGTTCTCATGCGCCAATCTCAAATATCACCAGAAATTACTGGCGGCTCTCCATGCCCGCGATGCAGACAGAGCCCGCCAGCTGATGCACGAGCACATGGAATCAGCGGAGCACTTCAATCGCGAGCTTGAGGGCCAGCTCAACCAGCACTTCCTGGGCATGAGTCGGGGGATTCCGGGATAG
- a CDS encoding acyl-CoA dehydrogenase: protein MSHSSGFNWEDPLLLTQQLSTEERQISEAARAYCQQELQPRVLTAYREERFDREILNEMGEMGLLGATVAEEYGGAGLSHVAYGLIAREVERVDSGYRSAMSVQSSLVMYPIEAYGSEEQKKKFLPKLASGEMVGCFGLTEPDYGSDPGSMNTRAKKVDGGYRLTGQKMWITNSPIADIAVVWAKSEAHEGKIRGFIVERDTDGFSTPKIEGKLSLRASITGEIVLDEAFVPEENLLPNVSGLKGPFGCLNKARFGIAWGSMGAAEFCWHAARQYTLDRKQFGRPLAANQLIQLKLANMQTDIALGLQAALQVGRLMDSGNWAPEMVSLIKRNNCGKALDVARMARDMHGGNGIADEYGVMRHMVNLETVNTYEGTHDVHALILGRAQTGIQAFF, encoded by the coding sequence ATGTCCCATTCATCCGGCTTTAACTGGGAAGATCCGCTGCTGTTGACCCAGCAACTGAGTACCGAAGAGCGTCAGATCAGTGAGGCCGCCCGTGCCTATTGCCAGCAGGAGCTGCAACCTCGCGTGCTTACGGCGTATCGTGAAGAACGCTTTGATCGAGAAATACTCAATGAGATGGGTGAAATGGGGTTGCTGGGGGCTACCGTGGCTGAAGAATACGGCGGAGCGGGTCTTAGTCACGTGGCCTATGGTCTGATTGCGCGGGAAGTTGAGCGGGTAGATTCGGGCTACCGTTCAGCCATGAGCGTGCAGTCCTCTCTGGTGATGTATCCGATCGAAGCCTATGGCTCGGAAGAGCAGAAGAAAAAATTCCTGCCGAAGCTGGCCAGTGGCGAAATGGTAGGCTGTTTCGGTCTGACCGAGCCGGACTATGGTTCTGATCCCGGCTCAATGAATACCCGTGCCAAAAAAGTGGACGGTGGGTATCGTCTCACCGGACAGAAGATGTGGATCACCAATAGCCCGATCGCTGATATTGCAGTGGTCTGGGCCAAGTCGGAAGCGCATGAGGGGAAAATTCGCGGCTTTATCGTTGAGCGGGACACAGACGGTTTCTCTACTCCAAAAATCGAAGGTAAGTTGAGCCTGCGGGCGTCCATCACCGGTGAGATCGTGCTTGATGAAGCATTTGTGCCTGAGGAAAACTTGCTACCGAACGTTAGCGGCCTGAAGGGTCCGTTTGGTTGTTTGAACAAGGCCCGCTTCGGCATTGCATGGGGCTCTATGGGAGCGGCGGAATTCTGCTGGCATGCGGCACGTCAGTATACACTTGACCGGAAACAGTTTGGTCGCCCACTGGCAGCCAACCAGTTAATCCAGTTGAAGCTTGCCAACATGCAGACAGATATCGCTCTGGGTCTGCAGGCTGCCCTGCAGGTGGGGCGCCTGATGGATAGCGGCAACTGGGCGCCCGAGATGGTCTCCCTGATCAAGCGTAACAACTGCGGCAAAGCCCTTGATGTCGCCCGAATGGCTCGCGACATGCACGGTGGTAACGGCATCGCCGATGAGTACGGGGTTATGCGGCACATGGTCAACCTGGAGACAGTGAATACCTATGAAGGTACTCATGACGTGCATGCTCTTATTCTGGGCCGAGCTCAGACCGGCATCCAGGCATTTTTCTGA
- a CDS encoding CaiB/BaiF CoA transferase family protein has product MEKPLEGIRIIDLSRILAGPWCSQHLADLGAEVIKVEHPERGDDTRGWGPPYLNGTHEAAYYLSANRGKRSIAVDIAQPEGQALIRELVATSDVVLENFKVGGLKRYGLDYESLKQIKPDLVYCSITGFGQNGPYSKRAGYDFLLQGMGGLMDITGNPDDEPGGGPMKVGVAVVDLFTGMYAATSILSALMGRNRTGEGTWIDLALMDVQVSMLANQALNFLTSGKSPQRLGNSHPNIVPYQAFATADGHIILAVGNDSQFQRFCKVAGVPVLASDERFATNRSRVLNRAVLIPQIERLIRGHPSQFWLNALERQGVPCGPINSVEQVFADPQVQHRGMQMKMTHVEAGEMSLVSNPVRFNDASLNADQPPPKLGEHTRSVLSQLFPDREDYLDNLRDKGVIR; this is encoded by the coding sequence ATGGAAAAACCCTTAGAGGGAATACGCATTATTGATCTCTCTCGTATCTTGGCCGGCCCATGGTGCAGCCAGCATCTGGCCGATCTTGGTGCGGAAGTGATCAAAGTCGAGCATCCGGAAAGGGGAGATGACACCCGAGGATGGGGGCCTCCGTACCTTAACGGGACCCACGAGGCCGCTTATTACCTATCGGCCAATCGGGGCAAGCGCTCTATCGCGGTCGACATAGCTCAACCTGAGGGGCAGGCTCTGATCCGGGAGCTCGTTGCCACCAGTGACGTGGTATTGGAAAATTTCAAAGTTGGTGGCCTGAAACGTTACGGTCTGGATTACGAGAGTCTTAAGCAGATCAAGCCGGACCTCGTATATTGCTCGATCACCGGGTTTGGTCAGAATGGTCCTTACTCGAAGCGAGCAGGCTACGATTTCCTCCTCCAGGGTATGGGGGGGCTGATGGACATAACCGGAAATCCGGACGACGAGCCCGGTGGCGGCCCGATGAAGGTCGGCGTGGCGGTGGTCGATTTGTTCACCGGAATGTACGCTGCAACCTCTATTCTTTCAGCCCTTATGGGTCGGAACCGGACCGGGGAGGGGACTTGGATTGATCTCGCCCTGATGGATGTGCAGGTCAGTATGCTGGCGAATCAGGCACTCAATTTTCTCACCTCCGGTAAGTCCCCGCAGAGGCTGGGCAACTCCCATCCCAATATCGTGCCTTATCAGGCTTTCGCGACAGCGGATGGTCATATCATCCTGGCGGTGGGTAACGATAGCCAGTTCCAGCGGTTCTGTAAAGTTGCCGGGGTTCCGGTGCTGGCCTCGGATGAACGCTTTGCGACCAACCGTAGCAGAGTACTGAATCGTGCTGTTTTAATTCCGCAAATCGAGCGCTTGATTCGTGGTCACCCCTCTCAGTTCTGGTTAAACGCCCTGGAACGGCAGGGCGTGCCCTGCGGCCCGATTAACAGCGTTGAGCAGGTATTTGCGGACCCTCAGGTACAGCATCGGGGAATGCAAATGAAAATGACACACGTGGAGGCTGGCGAGATGAGCCTGGTGAGCAATCCGGTTCGTTTCAATGACGCATCTCTGAATGCAGACCAGCCCCCGCCCAAGCTTGGCGAACACACCCGGAGTGTGCTCTCGCAACTGTTCCCTGATCGGGAAGACTACCTGGATAACCTTCGCGATAAAGGTGTTATTCGGTAA
- a CDS encoding DcaP family trimeric outer membrane transporter produces the protein MQSNKLRLAIRATAAAAVMGVASQAGAMTLSVGDDVDASLYGYARLNMSYDIDGNRAVSTRAGSLAPSANEDVTGHFGADVKQSRLGVKVTHANGVGITVEGDFRGSGNSAGSLRMRHAYGTYNGWLVGRTWSNTISFVAATPLLDFDGVAGSFGSWDRTEQIRYTTGGMSFSIEDPGPQAVLGAGGNTRTSAPAFTARFEGSSDMLSYGASASASQVTADDGTNDDSAIGYSVAAGAKLKLTDMFSVQGTFNYTDGATGYLWRSGSNYYGPAAYVDGNSVETIEAYGGNVGVSMALGGGSSINVAYGMTTMDLDDAIAAGATTNADPETNQNAFVNYMWTPVKNVMLGVEYGYFDQETVAGDSADANRLLFAAQYSF, from the coding sequence ATGCAAAGCAATAAATTAAGATTGGCGATTCGTGCAACCGCGGCAGCAGCAGTTATGGGTGTTGCCTCCCAAGCGGGTGCGATGACCCTGAGCGTGGGAGATGATGTCGACGCAAGCCTCTACGGCTACGCGCGCCTGAACATGAGCTATGACATCGACGGCAACCGTGCAGTGTCGACTCGTGCCGGCTCACTAGCCCCATCCGCAAATGAAGACGTTACCGGTCATTTTGGTGCTGACGTTAAGCAAAGCCGTCTGGGTGTAAAAGTAACCCACGCTAACGGCGTTGGCATTACCGTCGAAGGTGATTTCCGTGGTTCCGGCAACAGCGCGGGCAGCCTGCGCATGCGTCATGCCTACGGTACCTACAACGGCTGGCTGGTTGGCCGCACATGGTCCAACACAATCAGCTTCGTAGCCGCTACACCACTTCTCGACTTCGACGGCGTGGCAGGTAGCTTTGGCAGCTGGGATCGCACAGAGCAGATCCGCTACACCACTGGCGGCATGTCTTTCTCCATTGAAGATCCGGGTCCCCAGGCAGTACTGGGCGCAGGTGGCAATACTCGCACCTCAGCTCCCGCTTTCACTGCGCGTTTCGAAGGCTCGTCTGACATGCTCTCCTATGGAGCCTCTGCTTCGGCCAGTCAAGTCACAGCCGATGATGGCACGAACGACGACAGTGCTATCGGCTACTCCGTAGCGGCCGGTGCGAAACTGAAACTGACTGACATGTTCTCTGTTCAGGGCACATTCAACTACACTGATGGTGCTACCGGTTATCTGTGGCGCTCCGGCTCCAACTACTACGGTCCGGCCGCCTACGTCGATGGCAACAGTGTGGAAACCATCGAAGCCTATGGCGGTAACGTAGGTGTGAGCATGGCGCTGGGTGGCGGCAGCAGCATCAACGTGGCCTATGGCATGACCACTATGGACCTGGACGATGCGATCGCTGCAGGTGCAACGACCAATGCGGATCCGGAGACCAACCAGAACGCTTTCGTCAACTATATGTGGACACCGGTCAAAAACGTCATGCTGGGCGTTGAATACGGTTACTTCGATCAGGAAACCGTTGCCGGCGACTCTGCTGACGCTAACCGTCTGCTGTTCGCAGCTCAGTACAGCTTCTAA
- a CDS encoding exonuclease domain-containing protein has product MTSESTVIESATFAFLDIETTGGNPARDRITEIGIRFWRAGEVVGEWQTLLNPETRISPFIENFTGISNEMVADAPLFEDVADELEAQLKGKVFVAHNARFDYGFIKSEFRKLGRLFSAKVLCTVKLSRRLYPEFRRHNMDALIARHGLARVQRHRAMGDVSAMLAFFEHARSEKGHGKFDSALRELLQRPSIPSHLPSDILHDVPRGPGVYRFYGENDVLLYVGKSTNIAQRVASHFSGDHNSARGVRMSESLRRVEWTETAGELGALLMELKQIKGLKPLFNRRSRAAKNLVSIELSKNEAGYLQARLVREIEPHRLGDYFGLFRSKRDAERALSGIASKNELCNRLLGLEPEHDGPCFQRTLGRCKGACEELENVERYNLRVQIAFHSLRLKTWPWKGPVGIVEQDARSGRKDILVVYNWMHVATLHEEEELEDLSLRGQAVTFDLDSYKLLIGALMDRKKGGQEQQRVIELPAMGEPDVLMP; this is encoded by the coding sequence ATGACGTCCGAAAGTACAGTTATTGAGTCAGCCACGTTCGCGTTTCTTGATATTGAAACCACCGGCGGCAATCCAGCCCGGGACAGGATTACCGAGATTGGTATCCGGTTCTGGCGGGCCGGTGAGGTGGTGGGCGAGTGGCAGACGCTGCTGAATCCGGAAACCCGGATATCCCCGTTCATCGAGAACTTTACCGGTATTTCCAATGAGATGGTGGCTGATGCGCCGTTGTTTGAAGATGTGGCGGATGAGCTGGAAGCGCAGCTGAAGGGCAAGGTGTTCGTCGCTCACAATGCCCGCTTTGATTACGGTTTTATCAAGTCCGAGTTCCGCAAGCTGGGGCGCCTGTTCTCGGCGAAGGTGCTGTGTACTGTCAAGCTGTCCCGTCGGCTGTATCCGGAATTTCGCCGGCATAACATGGATGCGCTGATTGCCCGCCATGGCCTTGCCCGGGTTCAACGGCATCGTGCCATGGGAGATGTGTCCGCCATGTTGGCCTTCTTCGAGCATGCACGCTCAGAAAAAGGACACGGGAAGTTCGACAGTGCCCTGCGGGAACTGTTGCAACGGCCCAGTATTCCATCTCACCTCCCGTCGGATATTCTTCATGACGTGCCTCGGGGCCCCGGGGTGTATCGGTTTTACGGCGAAAACGATGTGCTTTTATATGTTGGCAAGAGCACCAACATTGCCCAGCGCGTGGCTTCACATTTTTCCGGTGATCACAATTCTGCCCGGGGCGTGCGGATGTCCGAGAGCCTGCGCCGTGTCGAGTGGACAGAAACAGCCGGCGAGCTCGGGGCACTGCTAATGGAGCTCAAGCAGATCAAGGGCCTGAAGCCTCTGTTCAACCGCCGCTCCCGGGCGGCCAAGAATCTGGTGAGTATCGAACTCTCGAAAAACGAAGCGGGTTACCTCCAGGCGCGGCTGGTTCGTGAAATCGAGCCCCACCGTTTGGGGGATTATTTCGGGTTGTTCCGAAGCAAGCGGGATGCGGAGCGGGCATTGAGCGGCATTGCTTCGAAAAATGAACTGTGCAATCGGCTGTTGGGGCTGGAGCCAGAGCACGATGGCCCCTGTTTCCAGCGCACCCTCGGGCGCTGCAAGGGTGCCTGCGAAGAGCTTGAGAATGTGGAACGTTACAACCTCAGGGTACAGATCGCCTTTCACAGTCTGCGACTCAAGACCTGGCCCTGGAAAGGCCCGGTCGGGATAGTGGAGCAGGATGCCCGGTCCGGCCGCAAGGACATCCTGGTGGTTTATAACTGGATGCATGTGGCCACTCTGCACGAAGAGGAGGAACTGGAGGATCTCTCCCTCCGCGGCCAGGCGGTCACCTTTGATCTGGATTCCTACAAGCTTTTGATCGGCGCCCTCATGGACAGAAAAAAGGGCGGGCAAGAACAGCAGCGGGTGATTGAGTTGCCGGCCATGGGGGAACCGGATGTTCTTATGCCGTGA
- a CDS encoding aspartate aminotransferase family protein yields MNKEPVSRELFDEVMVPNYAPGSIIPVRGEGSRIWDQEGREFIDLQGGIAVTCLGHSHPGLVGALHDQAEKIWHLSNVMTNEPALRLAKTLCDLTFAERVFFANSGAEANEAAFKLARRYAWEHHGKEKNEIISFKNSFHGRTLFTVSVGGQPKYLDGFEPAPGGIHHAEFNDLESVKKLISKEKTCAVVVEPIQGEGGVMPGDQAFLQGLRDLCDENDALLVFDEVQSGVGRSGHFYAYQMYDVVPDILSSAKGLGGGFPMAAMLTTAKVAASLGVGTHGSTYGGNALACAVAQRVVDTVSQPEILKGVKARSEKLRKGMMDIGERYDVFSEVRGAGLLLGCVLTKKWQGKAKDFLNAGLEERVMVLVAGANVIRLAPSLIIPEPDIDEALERFEAAVKKLTS; encoded by the coding sequence ATGAATAAAGAACCCGTCAGCCGCGAACTGTTCGATGAAGTCATGGTGCCCAACTACGCTCCCGGTTCCATCATTCCGGTGCGAGGGGAGGGCTCCCGGATCTGGGATCAGGAAGGCCGCGAGTTTATTGATCTCCAGGGTGGCATCGCAGTGACCTGTCTGGGCCATTCCCATCCGGGGCTGGTAGGTGCGTTGCACGATCAGGCTGAGAAAATCTGGCACCTGTCCAACGTGATGACCAACGAACCCGCCCTGCGTCTGGCGAAAACCCTGTGTGACCTCACCTTTGCCGAACGCGTGTTCTTCGCCAACTCCGGAGCCGAGGCCAACGAAGCGGCGTTCAAGCTGGCCCGTCGTTACGCGTGGGAGCATCACGGTAAAGAGAAGAACGAGATTATTTCGTTCAAGAATTCGTTTCACGGGCGCACCCTGTTTACCGTCAGCGTCGGTGGCCAACCGAAATACCTGGACGGTTTCGAGCCGGCACCCGGCGGCATTCACCATGCCGAGTTCAACGACCTGGAATCCGTGAAAAAGCTGATCTCGAAGGAGAAAACCTGTGCGGTCGTGGTCGAGCCCATTCAGGGTGAGGGTGGCGTTATGCCGGGCGACCAGGCATTCCTTCAGGGGCTGCGAGATCTGTGCGACGAAAATGACGCGTTGCTGGTGTTTGATGAGGTTCAGTCTGGCGTTGGCCGGAGCGGTCACTTTTACGCTTATCAGATGTACGACGTGGTGCCGGATATTCTCTCCAGTGCCAAGGGACTTGGCGGTGGCTTCCCGATGGCGGCCATGTTGACCACGGCCAAAGTTGCCGCCAGTCTGGGTGTAGGTACTCACGGCAGCACCTACGGCGGTAACGCCCTGGCCTGCGCCGTGGCGCAAAGAGTGGTGGATACCGTCAGTCAGCCGGAGATTCTCAAGGGCGTGAAAGCCCGCTCTGAGAAGCTTCGCAAGGGCATGATGGACATCGGCGAGCGCTATGACGTGTTCAGTGAGGTTCGCGGCGCCGGCCTGCTGCTCGGCTGTGTTCTGACCAAAAAATGGCAGGGCAAGGCCAAAGATTTTCTCAACGCCGGTCTGGAAGAGCGCGTGATGGTTCTGGTGGCTGGCGCGAACGTTATTCGTCTGGCGCCGTCTCTTATCATCCCGGAACCGGATATCGACGAAGCCCTCGAGCGTTTCGAAGCGGCGGTGAAAAAACTGACGTCCTAA
- a CDS encoding arginine N-succinyltransferase translates to MWLVRPAQPDDLDQILAIAGTQCARLSSTLPKHGDALAYKIEQSLASFAGRISPEDDSPRFLFVLEDTETGDIAGTAGIDARAGNGQPFYSYRRDALIHASHELGVSRRVEVLYPSHSLTDVSLLCSFSIRPELQGTDAFELLSRARILFIADHREWFTARMAVEIQGVQLEDGSVPFWDSLGRHFFDMDFETADQYSGQLSKTFIAELMPPNPIYVTLLSEAAQKAMGQPHLITVPNFELLQREGFQPGSYLDIFDAGPVLEARTDSLKTLVTSHPKELHGTNEDTGETCLIAAGEREQFRCTLTPVAETLDDKLKVPVSTWKTLNRTAGDRVRIGPL, encoded by the coding sequence ATGTGGCTGGTACGTCCGGCTCAGCCGGATGATCTGGACCAGATTCTTGCCATTGCGGGCACTCAGTGTGCCCGTCTTTCCTCCACCCTGCCCAAGCACGGCGATGCCCTGGCCTACAAGATCGAGCAATCACTGGCTTCCTTTGCTGGCAGGATCAGCCCCGAGGATGATTCACCCAGGTTCCTGTTCGTGCTCGAAGACACCGAGACCGGGGACATTGCCGGCACGGCCGGTATTGATGCTCGCGCCGGCAATGGTCAGCCCTTCTACAGTTATCGGCGGGATGCCCTGATCCACGCATCCCATGAGCTGGGGGTTTCGCGTCGGGTGGAAGTGCTGTATCCCTCCCATTCGCTCACCGATGTCTCCCTGCTGTGCTCGTTCTCGATCCGCCCCGAACTGCAGGGGACCGATGCGTTCGAATTATTGTCCCGGGCCCGGATTCTGTTTATCGCCGATCATCGTGAATGGTTTACCGCGCGGATGGCTGTGGAGATCCAGGGCGTGCAGTTGGAGGATGGCAGCGTGCCCTTCTGGGACAGCCTTGGCCGGCACTTTTTTGATATGGATTTCGAGACGGCGGACCAGTACTCCGGTCAACTGAGCAAGACCTTTATTGCCGAGCTCATGCCGCCCAATCCCATCTATGTCACGCTGCTGAGCGAGGCGGCCCAGAAGGCAATGGGGCAGCCGCATCTGATAACCGTGCCTAACTTCGAGCTGCTGCAGCGGGAAGGGTTCCAGCCGGGCAGTTATCTGGACATTTTTGATGCCGGCCCGGTCCTTGAAGCGCGTACCGACAGCCTGAAAACCCTGGTGACCAGTCACCCGAAGGAACTTCATGGCACCAATGAAGATACTGGCGAAACCTGTCTGATCGCTGCCGGCGAGCGTGAACAGTTCCGCTGCACCCTGACACCGGTCGCTGAAACGCTGGACGACAAACTCAAGGTTCCGGTCTCGACCTGGAAGACCCTGAACAGGACCGCGGGTGACCGGGTAAGGATCGGGCCGCTATGA
- the astA gene encoding arginine N-succinyltransferase encodes MLVIRPLQENDLDDLYAMSQSAGKGLTTLPADRELLQKKINHARETFNQRIAPEAGLYLFALVDIERKKTVGISGIQARVGLDEVFYNYRLSVAVNASKELGVHVRTPTLHLSNDMTDTSEICSLLLSDEYKGGGNGLLLSRCRFMYLDEFRKHFSEKIFAEMRGVSDTQGRSPLWDALGTKFFDMEFSEADMLSGLGNKSFIAELMPKYPIYLSMLPESARAVIGRVHDNTAPALRMLQSEGFNFNGLVDIFDGGPVVEAFVHNIRTVREGMNRHAMVTRKPISLDVPADERVMVSNRSFRDFRVTTLPIDCIGPDTVSLPPEVAEALQIESGDPVRLAPLKDSGLLTKHSYRSSVPGGASKWQS; translated from the coding sequence ATGCTGGTAATTCGCCCGTTGCAGGAAAACGATCTTGATGACCTGTATGCCATGTCCCAGAGCGCCGGGAAGGGGCTGACCACTCTCCCGGCGGACCGCGAGCTTCTGCAGAAGAAGATCAATCACGCCCGGGAGACCTTTAACCAGCGCATTGCGCCGGAAGCAGGGCTTTACCTGTTTGCACTGGTGGATATCGAGCGGAAGAAAACGGTCGGGATCAGCGGTATCCAGGCCCGGGTTGGTCTGGATGAGGTGTTCTACAACTACCGCCTGAGCGTGGCCGTCAATGCCTCCAAAGAGCTGGGTGTTCACGTACGGACCCCAACGCTGCACCTGTCCAACGATATGACCGATACCAGCGAAATCTGCTCGCTGCTGTTGTCTGATGAATACAAGGGCGGGGGCAACGGGCTGCTGCTCTCCCGGTGCCGGTTCATGTACCTGGATGAATTCCGGAAACACTTTTCTGAAAAAATATTCGCGGAAATGCGCGGTGTGTCTGATACCCAGGGGCGGAGCCCCCTGTGGGATGCGCTGGGAACCAAGTTCTTCGACATGGAGTTCAGCGAGGCGGACATGCTGTCGGGGTTGGGCAACAAGTCATTTATTGCCGAGTTGATGCCCAAGTATCCGATATACTTGTCCATGCTGCCGGAATCAGCCCGTGCCGTGATCGGCCGGGTTCACGACAATACCGCGCCGGCGCTTCGGATGCTTCAGTCCGAGGGGTTCAACTTCAACGGACTGGTGGACATTTTTGATGGCGGGCCCGTGGTTGAAGCCTTCGTTCACAATATCCGCACGGTACGGGAAGGCATGAACCGGCACGCCATGGTGACGCGCAAGCCGATCAGCTTGGACGTGCCTGCCGATGAGCGGGTAATGGTATCCAACCGCTCATTCCGGGACTTCCGGGTGACCACCCTGCCGATAGACTGCATCGGGCCGGATACCGTCAGCCTGCCGCCGGAAGTGGCCGAGGCGTTGCAGATTGAATCGGGTGATCCGGTTCGTTTGGCCCCCTTGAAAGACTCGGGGCTACTGACCAAACATAGTTATAGAAGCTCAGTACCGGGAGGTGCATCGAAATGGCAAAGCTGA